One region of Haloprofundus salilacus genomic DNA includes:
- a CDS encoding DUF7539 family protein encodes MAEFPDERQLVVEVRSQLEQWTNSARREAYAELFEGDDPLLTAEERQFLDSFDSAMERAGGDGIWGTDQYGVHTAGTGSSDTSLGVVCVYHPQITDDSVLRGQDGLDDETEERINAALWTYSERVAELVERELDAYVEQKGR; translated from the coding sequence ATGGCCGAGTTTCCAGACGAACGTCAACTTGTAGTGGAAGTGCGCTCCCAGTTGGAGCAGTGGACGAACAGCGCCCGTAGAGAGGCGTACGCCGAACTGTTCGAGGGCGACGACCCGCTCCTCACCGCCGAAGAGCGACAGTTCCTCGATTCATTCGATTCGGCGATGGAACGGGCGGGCGGCGACGGTATCTGGGGGACCGACCAGTACGGCGTCCACACGGCGGGTACCGGGAGTTCTGACACTTCGCTCGGCGTCGTCTGCGTCTATCACCCGCAGATAACCGATGACTCCGTCCTCCGGGGACAAGACGGTCTCGACGACGAAACGGAGGAGCGAATCAACGCGGCGCTCTGGACGTACAGCGAGCGCGTCGCGGAACTCGTCGAGCGAGAGCTCGACGCATACGTCGAGCAAAAAGGGAGATAA
- a CDS encoding ketopantoate reductase family protein encodes MQVVVFGAGSLGSLVGGLLARVHDVTLVARDAHAARVRESGLRISSAVEAHTTPDATTEGENLVADLALVTVKAFDTAEAAEALETGDFGSVLSLQNGLTEETLEAKLDAPVLAGTATYGARLLEPGRVECTGVGRVVLGSLDGGPDPIAERIGRGFRAADIETLVATDMPRRRWTKLAVNAGINPVTALSRVENGAFADGDADATRVARAATRETARVARAEGVSLPNRRALAALDRVVDATAENRSSMLQDVDAERRTEVDAISGEVVARAERHRLDAPTNRTLAALLRAWERGRGVR; translated from the coding sequence ATGCAGGTCGTCGTCTTCGGCGCGGGGAGTCTCGGCAGCCTCGTTGGCGGACTGCTCGCCCGCGTCCACGACGTGACGCTCGTCGCCCGCGACGCCCACGCCGCTCGCGTCCGCGAGTCGGGACTTCGCATCTCCAGCGCCGTCGAGGCGCACACGACCCCTGACGCGACTACCGAGGGCGAGAATCTCGTCGCCGACCTCGCGCTGGTGACGGTGAAAGCGTTCGACACCGCCGAAGCGGCCGAGGCGCTGGAGACCGGCGACTTCGGTTCCGTCCTCTCGCTGCAGAACGGGTTGACCGAGGAGACGCTAGAAGCGAAACTCGACGCGCCCGTTCTCGCCGGAACGGCGACCTACGGCGCGCGACTGCTCGAACCCGGCCGCGTCGAGTGCACGGGCGTCGGCCGCGTCGTCCTCGGCTCGCTCGACGGCGGTCCCGACCCGATCGCCGAGCGAATCGGACGCGGGTTTCGCGCCGCCGATATCGAGACGCTGGTCGCCACGGATATGCCCCGGCGTCGCTGGACGAAACTCGCGGTCAACGCCGGTATCAACCCCGTGACGGCGCTCTCGCGGGTCGAAAACGGTGCGTTCGCCGACGGCGACGCGGACGCGACTCGCGTCGCCCGCGCCGCGACGCGCGAGACGGCCCGCGTCGCCCGCGCGGAGGGTGTCTCGCTGCCGAACCGACGAGCACTGGCGGCGCTCGACCGGGTCGTCGACGCGACGGCGGAGAATCGGTCGTCGATGTTACAGGACGTCGACGCGGAGCGCCGAACCGAGGTGGACGCTATCTCTGGCGAAGTCGTCGCCCGCGCCGAGCGTCACCGACTCGACGCGCCGACGAACCGGACGCTTGCGGCGCTGTTGCGGGCGTGGGAACGAGGGCGCGGGGTACGTTAG
- a CDS encoding SLC13 family permease produces the protein MLVVFALILLAFVLFATERFPIDVTAILLMVLLMVLEPWTQITPREGISGFANPATITVLAMLILSTGINRTGIVQLFGRKMASFAGDDRRKQLAATIGVTGPVSGVINNTPVVAILVPVIADLAHEGKTSPSKLLMPLSFASMLGGTLTLIGTSTNILASDIAAQIGAESPELGLHAFGMFEFTKLGIVVFVVGAVYLMTVGVRLLPERVPVDEDLVEEYALQEYLADVVVPANSSLLGQTVEEALGDDELDIDVLQLIRNGERFSEPLARKEIHQSDTLRLRTNRETLERIMDAEGLALAGRPRTESELHPNEEEPVLVEVVIPSGSFLVGETLSSSAFRQRYDANVLAFRTRGDVVRDRFEEIKVRVGDTLLVQAPPDSLARLVENEDFIVAHEFDEVTYRSEKIPFAVLIIAGVVALPALNVFPIVVSALAGVVAMVFTGVLKPNELYSSVEWNVIFLLAGVIPLGIALQQTGAADLLGSLVASTAAFLPAIGVLWVFYLATGLLTSVISNNASVVLMIPVAVSAAQSIGANAFAFVLAVTFAASTAFMTPVGYQTNLFVYGPGGYTFSDFIRVGAPLQFLLSVVTVLGISFFWGVRV, from the coding sequence ATGCTCGTCGTCTTCGCGCTGATTCTCCTCGCGTTCGTGCTGTTTGCCACCGAGCGATTCCCCATCGACGTCACCGCTATTTTGCTGATGGTCCTGTTGATGGTGCTCGAACCGTGGACCCAGATAACCCCACGGGAGGGGATTTCCGGCTTCGCCAACCCCGCCACGATCACCGTGTTGGCGATGCTCATTCTGAGCACCGGAATCAATCGGACTGGCATCGTCCAGTTGTTCGGTCGGAAGATGGCCTCGTTCGCAGGCGACGACCGACGCAAACAGCTCGCCGCGACCATCGGCGTCACCGGACCGGTGTCGGGAGTCATCAACAACACGCCGGTCGTCGCCATCCTGGTTCCCGTCATCGCCGACCTCGCCCACGAGGGGAAAACGTCGCCGTCGAAGCTGCTCATGCCACTCTCCTTCGCCTCGATGCTCGGCGGGACGTTGACGCTCATCGGCACGTCGACGAACATCCTCGCGAGCGACATCGCGGCCCAGATCGGAGCGGAGTCGCCCGAACTCGGGCTGCACGCGTTCGGCATGTTCGAGTTCACCAAACTCGGCATCGTTGTCTTCGTGGTCGGAGCCGTCTATCTGATGACGGTCGGCGTCAGGTTGCTCCCCGAGCGCGTGCCGGTCGATGAGGACCTCGTTGAGGAGTACGCCCTCCAAGAGTATCTCGCGGACGTCGTCGTCCCGGCGAACTCCTCGCTGCTCGGTCAGACCGTCGAAGAGGCGCTCGGCGACGACGAACTCGACATCGACGTCCTCCAACTGATCCGCAACGGAGAGCGCTTCTCCGAGCCGCTCGCCCGAAAGGAGATCCACCAGAGCGACACGCTCCGTCTCAGGACGAATCGGGAGACGCTCGAGCGGATCATGGACGCCGAGGGTCTCGCACTCGCTGGGCGTCCTCGAACCGAGAGCGAGCTTCATCCGAACGAAGAGGAGCCCGTCCTCGTCGAAGTGGTCATCCCGTCGGGGTCGTTTCTCGTCGGCGAGACGCTGTCGAGTTCGGCGTTCCGGCAGCGCTACGACGCGAACGTGCTCGCCTTCCGGACCCGCGGCGACGTAGTCCGCGACCGGTTCGAGGAGATCAAGGTCCGCGTCGGGGACACGCTTCTCGTGCAGGCGCCGCCCGACAGCCTCGCCCGGCTCGTCGAAAACGAGGATTTCATCGTCGCCCACGAGTTCGACGAGGTGACTTACCGGAGCGAGAAGATACCGTTCGCCGTCCTGATCATCGCCGGAGTCGTCGCACTGCCCGCGCTGAACGTCTTCCCGATAGTCGTCTCCGCGTTAGCGGGGGTCGTGGCGATGGTGTTCACCGGCGTCCTCAAACCGAACGAACTCTACTCGTCCGTCGAGTGGAACGTCATCTTCCTGCTCGCGGGCGTCATCCCGCTCGGAATCGCCCTCCAGCAGACTGGGGCCGCCGACCTGCTCGGGAGCCTCGTCGCATCGACGGCGGCGTTTCTGCCCGCAATCGGCGTCCTCTGGGTGTTCTACCTCGCGACTGGGTTGCTGACGAGCGTCATCAGCAACAACGCGAGCGTCGTGCTGATGATTCCCGTAGCGGTCAGCGCCGCGCAGTCGATCGGCGCGAACGCGTTCGCGTTCGTGCTCGCCGTGACGTTCGCAGCGTCGACGGCGTTCATGACGCCCGTCGGCTACCAGACGAATCTGTTCGTCTACGGTCCCGGCGGCTACACCTTCTCGGACTTCATTCGCGTCGGTGCGCCGCTGCAGTTCCTGCTGTCGGTCGTGACCGTGCTCGGCATCTCGTTCTTCTGGGGCGTCCGCGTGTGA
- a CDS encoding TrkH family potassium uptake protein has product MARTPSVYVDYRVSVALVGTVLKYIGITPLFPLVLALFYGEDPIPFLATSILMVGGGFLLERVRDDGELQNREAFLLVSLVWLVVPLAGIVPYLVAGTGTIANPVNALFESMSGFTTTGATVLGEISVERHGYAMLMWRQLTQWLGGMGILVLMVAILPELSVGGAQIMNQEAPGISLKKLTPRIQQTARGLWGIYVGFTALAAMVYYGLHLSGLAPNMNLYNAVAHALTTMPTGGFSPEARSVEAFTPAVQWAVMPFMVVAGTNFALFWYVLRGEPRRLTDNTEFRAYLLAIFGFGATIAAVLFLGVGLAESPANLDVIPGNLENSLRQGLFQVIAIVTTTGYASMDFNTWDPSAQTILLFAYFLGGSAGSAAGSIKIVRWVLVKKAVLRTLFTSVHPEAIKPVRLKQEVVDEETIRDVLVFIVLFLTLFALSTVFLYLDSLRTPGVSLSGLEAMSVAIATLGNIGPGFGVVGPMNSFLPFSDAAKLYMVFLMWIGRLEVLSVLVILTPAFWRQ; this is encoded by the coding sequence ATGGCCCGCACACCGAGCGTGTATGTTGATTACAGGGTAAGCGTGGCCCTCGTCGGGACCGTTCTCAAATACATCGGCATTACGCCGCTGTTTCCGCTCGTTCTGGCGCTCTTCTACGGTGAAGATCCGATTCCGTTCCTCGCGACTAGCATTCTCATGGTTGGCGGCGGTTTCTTGCTGGAGCGAGTCCGCGACGATGGCGAGCTTCAAAACCGGGAGGCGTTCCTCTTGGTAAGTCTCGTGTGGTTGGTCGTGCCCCTGGCGGGGATAGTGCCGTATCTCGTCGCTGGAACGGGCACTATTGCGAACCCCGTCAACGCCCTGTTCGAAAGCATGAGCGGATTCACGACGACCGGTGCTACTGTTCTCGGTGAGATCTCGGTCGAGCGCCATGGCTACGCGATGCTGATGTGGCGCCAGCTCACCCAGTGGCTCGGCGGAATGGGCATTCTCGTGTTGATGGTCGCCATCCTGCCGGAGCTATCGGTCGGGGGCGCTCAGATCATGAACCAGGAAGCGCCAGGAATCTCGCTAAAAAAGTTGACGCCGCGAATCCAGCAGACCGCGCGTGGGCTGTGGGGCATCTACGTTGGATTCACCGCTCTCGCGGCCATGGTCTATTACGGACTGCACCTGAGCGGTTTGGCGCCGAACATGAATCTCTACAACGCGGTTGCGCATGCGCTCACGACAATGCCCACCGGCGGATTCTCTCCCGAGGCACGTAGCGTGGAGGCGTTTACGCCGGCTGTCCAGTGGGCAGTGATGCCGTTCATGGTCGTCGCGGGGACGAACTTTGCTCTGTTCTGGTACGTCCTTCGAGGAGAGCCTCGTCGATTAACCGACAACACAGAGTTCCGTGCGTACCTGCTCGCAATCTTCGGCTTCGGGGCAACTATCGCGGCAGTGCTCTTCCTCGGCGTCGGACTCGCCGAATCTCCAGCGAACCTCGACGTCATCCCAGGAAATCTCGAAAATTCGCTCCGACAGGGACTCTTTCAGGTGATCGCCATCGTGACGACGACCGGATACGCGAGTATGGATTTCAATACCTGGGATCCCTCCGCGCAGACGATACTGTTGTTTGCGTATTTCTTAGGCGGATCCGCGGGATCGGCTGCCGGTTCGATCAAGATTGTCCGGTGGGTTCTCGTCAAGAAAGCCGTCCTCCGGACACTGTTCACGTCTGTCCATCCTGAGGCCATCAAACCGGTACGACTCAAGCAGGAAGTCGTCGACGAGGAAACAATCCGAGATGTGCTCGTGTTCATCGTGCTCTTTTTGACGCTATTTGCCCTCTCGACGGTGTTCCTGTATCTCGATAGTTTGCGAACACCCGGCGTGTCGCTGTCAGGGCTTGAGGCGATGAGTGTCGCTATCGCCACGCTGGGGAACATCGGCCCGGGCTTCGGCGTTGTTGGCCCGATGAACAGCTTCCTGCCGTTCTCAGACGCCGCAAAACTCTACATGGTCTTTCTGATGTGGATCGGTCGCTTGGAGGTACTCTCGGTACTGGTCATTCTTACACCGGCGTTTTGGCGGCAGTGA
- a CDS encoding DUF7130 family rubredoxin-like protein — MVGDSGETPDDVSDDEIEQLDLGKVVYDDEGNELGTIRGFDDGGFYVTMREGMEALSVEHARSGQEFGEGYLMWRCMECGEMGEIDKGLPDRCPNCDSPKEDLMYWTED, encoded by the coding sequence ATGGTTGGAGATAGTGGTGAGACACCGGACGACGTTTCGGACGACGAGATCGAACAACTCGACCTCGGTAAGGTGGTGTACGACGACGAGGGCAACGAACTCGGAACGATTCGCGGGTTCGACGACGGGGGCTTCTACGTGACGATGCGCGAGGGGATGGAGGCGCTGAGCGTCGAACACGCTCGGTCGGGCCAGGAGTTTGGCGAGGGCTACCTCATGTGGCGCTGCATGGAGTGTGGCGAGATGGGCGAAATCGACAAGGGGCTCCCCGACCGGTGTCCGAACTGCGACTCGCCCAAAGAGGATCTCATGTACTGGACTGAGGACTGA
- a CDS encoding NAD-dependent epimerase/dehydratase family protein — protein sequence MDVLITGGHGVVGTAITDHLGDDDEYEFTLLDIESRDGESPHETVVADVRDYDAIRPHFEGKDAVVHLAIVPGTGGPDSRELGWSKPLADNLEALHNVYEAAVDAGLDSVVFASSNHTVGMVEVRNAPDVYYDTGVRADHTEPHRPDSRYGLTKSYGEDLGRLAAEAHGIRFYALRIGSVRPPEYDHPYGDAERGVDEGVWEPGSDAYEEQVARLKGLWQSRRDLAQLVDCCLRDDSVEWDQFYGVSGNERRWLDDLRHARETVGYEPQDDGEEWDAPPN from the coding sequence ATGGACGTGCTCATCACCGGCGGCCACGGCGTCGTCGGGACGGCGATAACCGACCACCTCGGCGACGACGACGAGTACGAGTTCACGCTGCTCGATATCGAGAGCCGAGACGGAGAGAGCCCTCACGAAACCGTCGTCGCCGACGTACGCGACTACGACGCGATTCGCCCCCACTTCGAGGGGAAAGACGCCGTCGTCCATCTGGCGATCGTGCCGGGGACGGGTGGCCCCGACTCGCGCGAACTCGGCTGGTCGAAACCGCTCGCCGACAATCTCGAAGCGCTCCACAACGTCTACGAGGCGGCGGTCGACGCGGGTCTCGACAGCGTCGTCTTCGCCTCCTCGAACCACACCGTCGGGATGGTCGAGGTGCGGAACGCGCCCGATGTGTACTACGACACCGGAGTGAGAGCCGACCACACCGAACCGCACCGGCCGGACTCGCGCTACGGGCTGACCAAGAGCTACGGCGAGGACCTCGGTCGACTCGCCGCGGAAGCGCACGGCATCCGGTTTTACGCGCTTCGAATCGGCTCCGTCCGTCCGCCGGAGTACGACCACCCCTACGGCGACGCAGAACGCGGCGTCGACGAGGGTGTGTGGGAGCCCGGAAGCGACGCCTACGAGGAGCAGGTCGCCCGACTCAAGGGACTCTGGCAGTCCCGGCGCGACCTCGCGCAGCTGGTCGACTGCTGTCTCCGCGACGACTCCGTCGAGTGGGATCAGTTCTACGGCGTGAGCGGCAACGAGCGGCGGTGGCTCGACGACCTCCGGCACGCCCGCGAGACGGTCGGTTACGAACCGCAGGACGACGGCGAGGAGTGGGACGCGCCGCCGAACTGA
- a CDS encoding sulfatase: MSDESPANVLFVVMDTVRKDHLTTYGYERPTTPGLESFSEESTVFDQAVAPAPWTLPVHASMFTGMYPSRHGADQETPYLDNVTTLAETLSTAGYDTACYSSNAWITPYTHLTDGFDDQNNFFEVMPGEFLSGPLAKAWKTLNDNERLRAVADKLVSLGNTAHEYLADGEGADSKTPAVIDQTIEFIEESDRSFAFINLMDAHLPYHPPKEYKEQFAPGVDSTEVCQNSKEYNSGARDITDGEWEDIRGLYDAEIAHIDDQLTRLFDWLKETDRWDDTMVVVCSDHGELHGEHDIYGHEFCLYDPLINVPLMVKHPELGTGRRDDQVELVDLYHTVLDALDVEGGEPASSGEDVVALDRTRSLLSSSYREFADVDSPDPGQQGSPDGEYAFVEYSRPIVELKQLEEKAKAAGITLPEDSRFYSRMRAARRPDAKYVRIDRIPNEAYRLDEDPGEVTNLAGKGDEKIEAAEQALARFEVAAGGAWTGADDVEVTDDALDDMDDTTQERLRDLGYME; encoded by the coding sequence ATGAGCGACGAGTCTCCCGCGAACGTGTTGTTCGTGGTGATGGACACGGTTCGGAAGGACCACCTGACCACGTACGGCTACGAGCGACCCACGACGCCCGGCCTCGAATCGTTCTCCGAGGAGTCGACGGTGTTCGACCAGGCGGTCGCCCCGGCACCGTGGACGCTCCCGGTGCACGCGTCGATGTTCACCGGGATGTACCCGAGTCGACACGGCGCGGACCAGGAGACGCCGTATCTCGACAACGTGACGACGCTCGCCGAGACGCTGTCGACGGCGGGGTACGACACGGCGTGTTACTCCTCGAACGCGTGGATTACGCCGTACACCCACCTCACCGACGGGTTCGACGACCAGAACAACTTCTTCGAGGTGATGCCCGGCGAGTTCCTCTCAGGACCGCTCGCGAAGGCGTGGAAGACGCTCAACGACAACGAACGTCTCCGCGCTGTCGCCGACAAACTCGTCAGCCTCGGCAACACAGCTCACGAGTACCTCGCCGACGGTGAGGGCGCGGACTCGAAGACGCCCGCGGTCATCGACCAGACGATAGAGTTCATCGAGGAGAGCGACCGGTCGTTCGCCTTCATCAACCTGATGGACGCCCACCTGCCGTACCACCCCCCGAAGGAGTACAAGGAGCAGTTCGCCCCCGGCGTCGACTCGACGGAAGTGTGCCAGAACTCCAAGGAGTACAACTCCGGCGCACGCGACATCACCGACGGCGAGTGGGAGGACATCCGCGGGCTGTACGACGCCGAAATCGCCCACATCGACGACCAGCTGACTCGCCTGTTCGACTGGCTGAAGGAGACCGACCGCTGGGACGACACAATGGTCGTCGTCTGCTCGGACCACGGCGAACTACACGGCGAACACGACATCTACGGCCACGAGTTCTGCCTGTACGACCCGCTCATCAACGTCCCGCTGATGGTGAAACACCCGGAACTCGGGACGGGTCGCCGCGACGACCAGGTCGAGTTGGTCGACCTCTACCACACGGTGCTGGACGCCCTCGACGTGGAAGGCGGCGAACCGGCGTCGTCCGGCGAGGACGTGGTCGCTCTCGACAGAACTCGGTCGCTGCTCTCCTCGTCGTACCGCGAGTTCGCCGACGTCGACTCCCCGGACCCCGGGCAGCAGGGGTCGCCCGACGGCGAGTACGCCTTCGTCGAGTACTCTCGTCCCATAGTCGAACTCAAACAGTTAGAGGAGAAGGCGAAGGCCGCGGGCATCACGCTCCCGGAGGATTCGCGCTTCTACTCGCGGATGCGCGCCGCCCGCCGACCGGATGCGAAATACGTTCGCATCGACCGCATCCCGAACGAGGCGTACCGCCTCGACGAGGACCCCGGGGAGGTGACGAACCTCGCAGGGAAGGGCGACGAGAAGATAGAGGCCGCAGAGCAGGCGCTCGCACGCTTCGAGGTGGCCGCCGGAGGCGCGTGGACCGGCGCCGACGACGTGGAAGTGACCGACGACGCCCTCGACGACATGGACGACACGACTCAAGAACGGCTTCGCGACCTCGGCTACATGGAGTAG
- a CDS encoding NifU family protein, with product MSTEPQDADDDLKERVTNFLRRNFPQIQMHGGSAAIQHLDRENGEVSIALGGACSGCGISPMTIQAIKSRMVKEIPEINKVNADTGMGGGGMGGDGGMSPSFPGETTRDDDSGSDEGPQAPF from the coding sequence ATGAGTACGGAGCCACAGGACGCCGACGACGACCTCAAAGAGCGCGTCACTAACTTCCTGCGACGCAACTTCCCGCAGATTCAGATGCACGGCGGCAGCGCCGCCATCCAGCACCTCGACCGCGAGAACGGTGAGGTGAGCATCGCCCTCGGCGGTGCCTGTTCCGGGTGCGGTATCTCGCCGATGACCATCCAGGCCATCAAGAGCCGAATGGTCAAGGAGATCCCCGAGATCAACAAGGTCAACGCCGACACCGGCATGGGCGGCGGCGGAATGGGCGGCGACGGCGGCATGAGTCCGTCGTTCCCCGGCGAGACGACCCGCGACGACGACAGCGGCAGCGACGAAGGCCCGCAGGCCCCGTTCTAA
- a CDS encoding DUF5783 family protein: MTDFDPEKFEDKYVHYFPQLQRAYKSAFETMNEEYDSTLIHGIDQEILNESEPVYEDGRFRIRLPENPHDRLTSVVVNDEKLDATLERYVDELEAEHHRVFGVERP, encoded by the coding sequence ATGACCGACTTCGACCCCGAGAAGTTCGAAGACAAGTACGTCCACTACTTTCCGCAACTCCAGCGCGCGTACAAGAGCGCGTTCGAGACGATGAACGAAGAGTACGACTCGACGCTCATCCACGGCATCGACCAGGAGATTCTCAACGAATCGGAACCCGTTTACGAGGACGGACGCTTCCGTATCCGGTTGCCCGAGAACCCCCACGACCGACTGACGAGCGTCGTCGTCAACGACGAGAAACTGGACGCAACGCTGGAACGCTACGTCGACGAGTTGGAGGCTGAACATCACCGCGTGTTCGGCGTCGAACGACCGTGA
- a CDS encoding amidase produces MVDDEILFSTVEELGERLRDGEFTSRELTEAYIERLWTVGDDLNAVVTVTEERALEAADRADEELADGAGEDRPLLGIPYGVKDLLAAEGYPTTWGAEPLRDQQLDYDATVVERLEEAGAVLVAKLAMIELAGGFVYDSADATFTGPTSSPWNTDAWAGGSSSGPAAAVAAGLVGFAVGSETFGSITTPAAFSGVAGFRPTYGRVSRYGAMALSYTMDKLGPLCRSARGCDLVYRAIAGADERDPSTTERPPTKPPARLKGKTRIAVLSSAGENEQEAVRENYRRSVETFSEFADVEEITLPDIPYAAVAGTIIDAESASAFAEFVARGDALELTNEASRIGGYAQQAVLAEDYVTANRVRTVIQRELDEAFAPYDAVVVPTRATVASPLGSPFVDYFAEYSSTSMGAAANVAGLPGVALPNGFGERDLPTAIEIVGRAYDDPTVLALAEEYQSRTDHVDYTELIGEFETESIARVADELGVTSD; encoded by the coding sequence ATGGTCGACGACGAGATTCTCTTCTCGACCGTCGAGGAACTGGGCGAGAGGCTTCGCGACGGCGAGTTCACCTCCCGAGAGTTGACCGAGGCGTACATCGAACGACTGTGGACCGTCGGCGACGACCTGAACGCTGTCGTCACCGTGACCGAGGAGCGAGCGCTCGAAGCGGCCGACAGAGCGGACGAGGAACTAGCGGACGGCGCGGGCGAGGACCGACCGCTGCTCGGCATTCCCTACGGCGTGAAGGACCTGCTTGCGGCGGAGGGGTATCCGACGACGTGGGGTGCCGAACCGCTCCGAGACCAGCAGCTCGACTACGACGCGACGGTCGTCGAACGCCTCGAAGAGGCCGGTGCGGTTCTGGTCGCGAAGCTGGCGATGATAGAACTCGCCGGCGGCTTCGTCTACGATTCGGCGGACGCCACCTTCACCGGACCGACGAGCAGCCCGTGGAACACGGACGCGTGGGCCGGTGGATCCTCCAGCGGTCCCGCTGCGGCCGTCGCAGCCGGTCTCGTCGGCTTCGCCGTCGGCAGCGAGACGTTCGGCTCCATCACCACCCCGGCGGCGTTCAGCGGCGTCGCCGGCTTTCGGCCGACGTACGGTCGCGTGAGTCGGTACGGTGCGATGGCGCTGTCGTACACGATGGACAAACTCGGGCCGCTCTGTCGATCCGCGCGGGGTTGTGACCTCGTCTACCGGGCTATCGCTGGAGCCGATGAACGCGACCCGAGTACGACCGAGCGTCCGCCCACGAAGCCGCCCGCCCGACTGAAGGGCAAGACCAGAATCGCCGTGCTGTCGAGCGCCGGCGAGAACGAACAGGAGGCCGTCCGCGAGAACTACCGGCGGTCGGTCGAGACGTTCTCCGAGTTCGCCGACGTTGAGGAGATCACGCTGCCGGATATTCCGTACGCGGCCGTCGCGGGAACGATTATCGACGCCGAATCGGCGTCGGCGTTCGCGGAGTTCGTCGCCCGCGGCGACGCGCTCGAACTGACCAACGAGGCCTCCCGTATCGGGGGTTACGCTCAGCAGGCCGTCCTCGCGGAGGACTACGTCACGGCGAACCGCGTCCGGACGGTGATACAGCGCGAGTTGGACGAGGCGTTCGCCCCCTACGACGCCGTCGTCGTCCCGACGCGGGCGACGGTCGCCAGCCCGCTCGGGTCGCCGTTCGTCGACTACTTCGCCGAGTACAGTAGCACGTCGATGGGTGCGGCGGCCAACGTGGCGGGACTGCCCGGCGTCGCCCTGCCGAACGGCTTCGGCGAGCGGGACCTCCCGACCGCCATCGAAATTGTCGGGCGGGCGTACGACGACCCGACGGTGTTGGCGCTCGCCGAGGAGTACCAGTCGCGGACGGACCACGTCGACTACACCGAGTTGATCGGCGAGTTCGAGACGGAGTCGATAGCACGCGTCGCCGACGAACTCGGCGTCACGAGCGACTAG